The Acipenser ruthenus chromosome 30, fAciRut3.2 maternal haplotype, whole genome shotgun sequence genome includes the window CCCGACTCTGTGCGCTAGCTCATTTACTACTGCAGTCAGACACAGCTCCACTGTGGCTCTGGTGAAAAAGCTCTGTCCAGAACTATAGAGCAGAGCCAAGATAAATGATGTTGGACTCTGTTCCCTAATATTTTATTTGCCTTTGTTGGCAAACGTGGTATAGCTTCAATTTAAGCCTTATTAACAATATAGTATGTATTAAGAtaatgaaagaaaacagaaaactgCATCTTTTGATGAAACCAGTTCAAGAATGTATTGTTCAAGAGCAAATGCCATGGTAGTTGTTAGACCCCCTGGACGAAGGTCCTGGATTTGAAGTGACTTGAAGTTGGGCTGGCGTGGAAGGCAGCTGGCATGAGAATGAAATTTTTTCAGGAGCGGGATTGCATTGACGAAGGGAACGTGCTCACTAAACCTCACAAGTTTAGGAGCGCTGCGTTAGGGTCGGAAATATTTTGCAGTAGAACTAACTAATCACATTTCTGTGAGCTAATTCTACCCTGTGTATTTCAGTTGACAGCACTCGGTGGAGAATGTTTGTGACGTGGCAGATTGTAAGTTTTGTTGTGCTGTGCCAGGCTTGCAGTCCAATGTAACCCTCCAGTATTATAACAATGACACTTTATTTGAGTGAAAGCTGGATTTGTATAATACCCTTTGGGGTGTTTGTACATTGCACGggactgtttgctgtttttgacagtattttttatttaatttgtaggctgtatttttattgttaacactCCGCTATATTAAGATAGGTTCTGTGAACCAGTGCCGTATGTGTGACGACATTTCTAAATTAAAAGTTTATTACATCTAAACTTCATGGTGATCTGCTGTCCTTATTGCTTGTGTTTTTCATATACAGACCGCCTCCATATCTCACAGTTCCGTCATTATTGAATAAGGGCTTCTATGTAAAACTTTTGAATGGCAGTATCATCAATGCAATAAGggctccactttttttttttttttaaattgaactcAAATGATTTTAATTGAACACAACATACTGGCTTTATTCCAATAATATACACACAGGAAAAAAGTACAAAGCATCACTTGACGTTCTAACTGGAGATACAATTGCCCAACTTCTACATTgcataaaacaaaagaaatatcAGCTTTTCCTTCTGCTATTTAATTAGGTAGTAAAACACTCACTGAACGTTATAAATGAGCTTAATCTTAATAGGGATTAAATGAAGGGGCTAAATCAAGTAGCCTAAATATAGCATAAAGCAAATGACAacaaaacaggtttttaaaaataacgTGCAGGAAATTCGGAGATGCACTGAAGTTCGAATCGGTGGTACTGTGCACCGCGGGCACTAGTGACTCTGCCAATGTCCGCTTGTATCTCTCCACGGGTATTTAAAAGGACCGTATGCTCATGTTTATTTTCATACCAGACTTTTTGGCTTTGTGCCTTTTCACACTGACATACAGCAGCACccactgtttattatttttaaccagAGACTGTGATCACCgcactaaaaaataaatatatatatagcagattCGAAATACTGCACAGTAAAACTGCCTTCAAGAGATGTACTCCACATTACAGAGGTAATATTTTATATCAACGCCAACTTCCAGCTAATTCCTTCAGTTAGAAAAACAGCATTGTGGATGTGTGGGTGTCCACTTGAAAAAAATCACTGCGCGTGATTCAGATATTCACACGTTCAACTGTGCATTCACTCGAGATGTTAAGTGACTGCCTACGAGGCAAGGCTCCCGAGGTTACACAGCAAAGTCTTCTTAACGTAATTCCAGTCTCTGATTGGAAATTGTGTTTCCGCTGCTTGCTGAATACAACAGAGCTCGGATGCATCAAAGCCAATGTTGAGAAACCCGCGTTTAAATTTAGTGAAACTGCATAAGGCATGTAGGAGTTACAGATTGCATGCATTGACCTCCGCTGATGTCTTTTCCTCTTCTGTGCCTTGTATTTTCAGTCAGTTGTCTTACCGCTCTCATTGATCTGAATGAACTAGCTTGCAGAGTGGCAGGCAGACAGGACCAGCTCGAGGGTTTTCTTGGCAGTGTGAACTCTGCTCATGTCTCTGGCCTGGCCCCTGTGTCACTGCCTCACTGCAGCAGGACGCGTTTGTGCTTGGTGTTGGGGATCTGGTCTCTGTTCTTCAGCCTCCGCACCGCCTCTCTCATGTGCTTGGGCTGCAGCGGAGGCGTCTCCCCCCACTTCTCACACACATCCAGGGctgaaacagaagaaaaaaacccCACAGATCTCAATCTTCTGTACGACGCCTGCTGCTATACAGACTGAAACTTACGATGCAGCTCTATATGGATGGATGGAGCCCCCAAATCCTCTACCCACATTCAAGAGACATTTCAATCCATCAAGTCGTTCATGAGTAATCGCGTGCCGTATAACTTGCCTTCCTCCACCACCTCCCCAGCAAAGACCTTTGAAATGCCAGACATGGCGATGACCACATTCTGAGACACAGAGGAGCCTGTGATTGACTGGATCAGCTGAACAGACAAAGAGAAACAAGCCCCCATTACTTAATGCTTTAAGATTTATTTCTGGTGCTTATTAAATAATCCAGGCTGAACTTTCAGATCTTTTTCACTACCGAGTAGCAGGAAGAGGACCAGCTTACCCTTTTGATAGCTGCTTTAGGGAAGGCTGATCTGCGGTACATCTCGTATCGATTGAGCTGCTCCTCCGAGAAGGATGACACTAAAAtcctacacacaaaaacaacagcGTTGAGCCATCTGCACATAAACACCACACGACGGGGGACAACTTGGATTTACTTACGGTTCAGACTTCACTTACAGTACATGTGAACCACATCTGTATAGAAGTATCTATTTGACTGCTGCTCCGTTATGAATGTGAACCTTTCCTAACAGTTTGAGACACAACCGGAGCACGTAACACTGTATTCAAGGCaaggtttatttttataaactcGTCAGTatgatcttattattattattccctttAAATGCGTGACCCTGCTGTTAGGGGGCTGTACGTGTGAAACTCA containing:
- the LOC131702790 gene encoding transcription initiation factor TFIID subunit 11-like; protein product: MADPMVKIEADTMAVDRDAEHQQASREHHLRHDPTEPSSDTWDPKEIKVEDEDKQDSFKEAAPGEQGEHGEHSSDGPQAKKLKAEPEKRREKRQKVDEDEIQKMQILVSSFSEEQLNRYEMYRRSAFPKAAIKRLIQSITGSSVSQNVVIAMSGISKVFAGEVVEEALDVCEKWGETPPLQPKHMREAVRRLKNRDQIPNTKHKRVLLQ